Proteins found in one Neofelis nebulosa isolate mNeoNeb1 chromosome 3, mNeoNeb1.pri, whole genome shotgun sequence genomic segment:
- the APBB2 gene encoding amyloid beta precursor protein binding family B member 2 isoform X9 yields the protein MAERKNAKALACSSLQERTNVNLDVPLQVDFPTPKTELVQKFHVQYLGMLPVDKPVGMDTLNNAIESLMTSSNKEDWPSVNMNVADATVTVISEKNEEEILVECRVRFLSFMGVGKDVHTFAFIMDTGNQRFECHVFWCEPNAGNVSEAVQAACMLRYQKCLVARPPSQKVRPPPPPADSVTRRVTTNVKRGVLSLIDTLKQKRPVTETP from the exons ATGGCCGAACGGAAGAATGCCAAAGCCCTGGCCTGCAGTTCCTTACAGGAAAGAACCAATGTGAATCTCGACGTTCCCTTGCAAG TAGATTTTCCAACACCAAAGACTGAGCTGGTCCAGAAGTTCCACGTGCAGTACTTGGGCATGTTACCCGTAGACAAACCCGTCG GAATGGATACCCTGAACAATGCCATAGAAAGtcttatgacctcatctaacaAGGAGGATTGGCCGTCAGTGAACATGAATGTGGCCGATGCTACTGTGACTGTCATCAGTGAAAAG AATGAAGAGGAAATCTTAGTGGAGTGCCGCGTGCGATTCCTGTCCTTCATGGGCGTCGGGAAGGATGTTCATACATTTGCCTTCATCATGGACACCGGGAACCAGCGTTTTGAGTGCCACGTTTTCTGGTGCGAGCCTAATGCGGGTAACGTGTCTGAGGCGGTACAGGCCGCCTGCATG ttacGATACCAGAAGTGTTTGGTAGCCAGGCCGCCTTCACAGAAAGTTCGACCACCTCCTCCGCCAGCAGACTCAGTGACCAGAAGAGTCACAACCAATGTAAAACGAGGGGTCTTATCCCTCATTGACACTTTGAAACAGAAACGCCCTGTCACAGAAACGCCATAG